Proteins encoded in a region of the Bactrocera tryoni isolate S06 chromosome 4, CSIRO_BtryS06_freeze2, whole genome shotgun sequence genome:
- the LOC120774502 gene encoding protein tilB — translation MVQITEELVRKKSEHNECLISTLEELSLHQEDIERIEHLQNWCRDLKILLLQSNLIGKIENLHKLKKLEYLNLAINNIERVENLEALEALNKLDLTLNFIGELTSIECLKGNYNLRELILTGNPCCDYPHYRDYVMATLPQLNRLDCEEIKISEKLQAQKSLSVYRAVIIQKQADYFIQRDEQKLRVAEKKAQLESEMAQIDDEDSRLKKFWDTKSEHCPETRMDIAKYHKLGREKNKAAEQEKPVRRTVTLFAPCGRPYNLNQPKLPFNLKDECNEYILELGVYKYLDTSQIQVDVESNYVRVSVKGKIFQMSFSEEINITEASVKRSQITGYLLVTMPKLHAREILRLRPKKSDYKIVNPKPQEKNGKMELKAAVDIENICSTEHADLPELID, via the exons ATGGTTCAGA TCACCGAAGAATTGGTGCGCAAGAAATCCGAACATAATGAATGCCTCATCAGCACACTGGAAGAACTGTCGCTGCATCAGGAAGACATTGAGCGCATCGAGCATTTGCAGAATTGGTGTCGCGATCTGAAGATTTTGCTGCTACAATCGAACCTCATTGGCAAAATAGAGAATCTGCACAAATTGAAGAAACTAGAATACCTAAACTTGGCCATCAATAATATAGAACGTGTCGAAAATCTCGAGGCACTCGAGGCGCTCAACAAATTAGATTTAACTTTGAATTTCATTGGTGAGCTCACATCGATCGAGTGCCTGAAGGGCAACTACAATCTACGCGAGCTCATACTCACTGGCAATCCGTGTTGTGACTACCCACATTATAGAGATTACGTGATGGCCACGCTGCCGCAATTGAATCGATTGGATTGTGAGGAGATCAAAATCTCCGAAAAGTTGCAGGCGCAAAAGTCCCTCTCCGTCTATCGTGCTGTTATTATACAGAAGCAAGCTGATTACTTCATACAACGGGACGAGCAAAAATTGCGTGTTGCTGAGAAGAAAGCGCAATTGGAGAGCGAAATGGCGCAAATCGACGATGAAGACAGTCGTTTGAAAAAGTTTTGGGACACCAAAAGTGAGCATTGCCCCGAGACACGCATGGATATTGCCAAATATCATAAATTGGGACGAGAGAAGAATAAGGCGGCGGAGCAGGAAAAGCCAGTGCGTCGTACAGTAACACTCTTTGCGCCCTGCGGCCGTCCCTACAATCTTAATCAACCGAAATTGCCTTTTAATTTGAAGGACGAATGCAATGAGTACATACTGGAGCTCGGGGTTTACAA ATATTTGGACACATCACAGATACAAGTGGATGTCGAGTCGAATTATGTGCGGGTTTCAGTGAAAgggaaaattttccaaatgtcaTTCTCTGAGGAGATTAATATAACCGAGGCAAGCGTCAAGCGTTCGCAGATAACTGGCTATTTGCTAGTAACCATGCCGAAGTTGCACGCCAGAGAGATACTCAGACTGCGACCAAAAAAATCAG ATTATAAGATCGTTAATCCAAAGCCTCAGGAAAAGAATGG CAAAATGGAATTGAAGGCAGCCGTggatatagaaaatatttgcaGCACTGAACATGCAGACCTTCCCGAGCTCATCGATTGA
- the LOC120775356 gene encoding DDB1- and CUL4-associated factor 7 has protein sequence MSSTASKRKEIYKYLAPWPLYSMNWSVRPDKRFRLALGSFIEEYNNKVQIISLDEDTSEFSAKSTFDHPYPTTKIMWIPDSKGIYPDLLATSGDYLRVWRAGEPDTRLECILNNNKNSDFCAPLTSFDWNEVDPNLVGTSSIDTTCTIWGLETGQPHGRVYVSGHVKTQLIAHDKEVYDIAFSRAGGGRDMFASVGADGSVRMFDLRHLEHSTIIYEDPTHTALLRLAWNKQDPNYLATVAMDSCEVIILDVRVPCTPVARLSNHRACVNGIAWAPHSSCHICTAGDDHQALIWDIQQMPRAIEDPILAYTAAEGEVNQIQWGATQPDWIAICYKKACEILRV, from the exons ATGTCATCAACCGCcagcaaaagaaaagaaatcTACAAGTACTTAGCGCCATGGCCGCTATATTCAATGAATTGGAGTGTTCGTCCCGACAAACGCTTCCGTTTGGCGTTAGGTAGTTTTATAGAGGAGTACAACAACAAGGTGCAAATTATCAGCCTCGATGAAGATACCAGCGAATTCAGTGCTAAGAG CACTTTCGACCATCCATACCCCACGACGAAAATTATGTGGATACCAGATTCCAAGGGAATCTATCCTGACTTACTAGCAACCAGCG GTGACTACTTGCGCGTTTGGCGTGCTGGTGAACCCGACACACGACTAGAATGTATacttaataacaacaaaaatagtgaTTTCTGCGCACCACTGACATCTTTTGACTGGAATGAAGTAGACCCGAATTTAGTTGGTACCTCATCCATCGATACGACGTGCACAATCTGGGGTCTAGAAACAGGGCAACCCCATGGACGAGTCTATGTATCTGGACATGTTAAAACACAGTTGATTGCGCACGACAAAGAAGTCTACGACATAGCCTTTTCGCGCGCCGGCGGTGGACGCGACATGTTCGCATCGGTGGGCGCCGACGGCTCCGTACGAATGTTTGATCTGCGACATTTAGAACATTCGACCATTATTTATGAG GATCCAACGCATACGGCTTTACTACGTTTAGCATGGAATAAACAGGACCCAAATTATTTGGCCACAGTGGCGATGGATTCATGTGAGGTTATTATTTTAGATGTTCGTGTTCCTTGTACACCAGTTGCAAGACTGAGCAATCATAGAGCGTGCGTTAACGGTATTGCGTGGGCGCCGCACag TTCCTGTCACATATGCACTGCCGGTGATGATCACCAAGCACTGATCTGGGATATTCAACAAATGCCGCGGGCGATTGAAGATCCGATATTAGCGTACACAGCCGCCGAAGGCGAAGTGAATCAAATACAATGGGGCGCGACACAGCCCGATTGGATAGCGATTTGCTATAAGAAAGCATGTGAAATACTGCGTGTCTAG